A genomic stretch from Pithys albifrons albifrons isolate INPA30051 chromosome 28, PitAlb_v1, whole genome shotgun sequence includes:
- the SRSF3 gene encoding serine/arginine-rich splicing factor 3, with protein MHRDSCPLDCKVYVGNLGNNGNKTELERAFGYYGPLRSVWVARNPPGFAFVEFEDPRDAADAVRELDGRTLCGCRVRVELSNGEKRSRNRGPPPSWGRRPRDDYRRRSPPPRRRSPRRRSFSRSRSRSLSRDRRRERSLSRERNHKPSRSFSRSRSRSRSNERK; from the exons ATGCATCGTGACTCTTGTCCGCTGGACTGCAAGGTTTATGTGGGTAACCTTGGAAACAATGGCAACAAAACGGAGTTAGAACGAGCCTTTGGCTACTACGGACCACTGCGCAGTGTGTGGGTGGCGAGAAATCCTCCCGGTTTTGCCTTTGTGGAGTTTGAGGATCCACGAGATGCAGCTGATGCAGTAAGAGAACTAGATGGAAG AACGCTGTGTGGGTGCCGGGTCAGAGTGGAGCTCTCCAATGGGGAGAAGCGGAGCCGGAACCGCGGCCCCCCTCCCTCGTGGGGCCGGCGCCCTCGCGATGACTATCGCAGGAGGAGTCCTCCCCCTCGGCGCAG aTCACCTCGAAGGAGAAGCTTCTCCCGGAGCCGCAGCAG gtccctctccagagaCAGAAGAAGAGAAAGGTCACTCTCACGGGAGAGGAACCACAAGCCCTCTCGCTCCTTCTCCAGGTCTCGCAG TCGTTCCAGGTCAAATGAGAGGAAATAG
- the CDKN1A gene encoding cyclin-dependent kinase inhibitor 1 has protein sequence MPLSHSRAGQTPCSSKVCRNLFGPVDQEQLQNDFEDKLRQQLEEAQQRWNFNFETETPLEGPFKWERVFLAEQPPQEVHSLVRAVISSDSRSSLVHKVPSKARVGRICPEESQQSLEVDKAGSSKSLKRGQTTIKDFYSAKRRIVPAKPKP, from the exons AtgcccctgtcccacagcagggctgggcagaccccctgcagcagcaaagtGTGCAGGAACCTCTTTGGCCCCGTGGACCAAGAGCAGCTCCAGAATGACTTTGAGGACAAGTTGAGGCAACAACTGGAAGAAGCTCAGCAGCGCTGGAACTTCAACTTTGAGACAGAGACTCCCTTGGAAGGACCATTCAAGTGGGAGAGGGTCTTCCTGGCTGAGCAGCCACCCCAGGAGGTTCACAGCCTGGTCAGGGCTGTcatcagcagtgacagcaggagCTCCTTGGTCCACAAGGTCCCCTCCAAGGCCCGTGTTGGCAGGATTTGCCCTGAGGAGTCTCAGCAGAGCTTGGAGGTTGACAAGGCTGGTTCCTCAAAGAGCTTGAAACGTGGGCAGACCACCATCAAAG ACTTCTACAGTGCCAAGAGGAGGATCGTCCCTGCCAAGCCGAAGCCGTGA